A genomic window from Sparus aurata chromosome 4, fSpaAur1.1, whole genome shotgun sequence includes:
- the paqr5b gene encoding membrane progestin receptor gamma-B isoform X1, with protein MLSLRLPRVFTINQVPKVFHEDSIISGYRHPRSSATDCILSLFQLTNETLNIWTHFLPTWYFLWKLVSVVLIQTAWQDSFTWPLLMFLLSCCIYPLASSCAHTFSSMSARARHICFFFDYGALSFYSLGSAISYSAYVFPDKWVNGVFHQCYVPIAVFNTVICTSIACYSRLGLPYWQYNHDTIKRFPECQSPKFSKYLRVFAFAYPYLFDHIPLFYRVFLCVGEGCTDNDTNILHYYHIALALLTGFLFATHLPERLAPGSFDYIGHSHQLFHVCGILGTHFQMKAIEQDMVTRRPWLLEHSIPITFSHSLGAALLCVVVNLIIILLYSLPLRSAPACQEKKHDKQPKKTSAKVHRCC; from the exons ATGCTCAGCCTCAGATTACCGCGAGTCTTCACCATCAATCAAGTGCCCAAA GTTTTCCATGAGGACAGCATCATCTCCGGCTACAGACACCCGCGCAGCTCGGCCACCGACTGCATCCTGAGCCTCTTCCAGCTGACCAATGAGACGCTCAACATCTGGACCCACTTTCTGCCCACCTG GTACTTCCTATGGAAACTAGTGTCGGTGGTCCTGATTCAGACAGCATGGCAGGACTCCTTCACCTGGCCTCTGCTCATGTTCCTGCTCTCCTGCTGCATTTATCCGCTGGCGTCCAGCTGCGCTCACACCTTCAGCAGCATGTCGGCGCGGGCACGCCACATCTGCTTCTTCTTCGACTACGGCGCCCTCAGTTTCTACAGCCTGG GTTCAGCCATCAGCTACTCAGCTTACGTTTTCCCGGATAAGTGGGTGAACGGCGTCTTCCATCAGTGCTACGTCCCCATCGCTGTGTTCAACACCGTCATCTGCACCAGCATCGCCTGTTATTCCAG GCTTGGCTTACCATACTGGCAATATAATCATGACACCATAAAGAG attccCTGAGTGCCAGAGCCCAAAGTTCAGCAAATACCTGCGTGTTTTTGCCTTCGCTTACCCATACCTGTTCGACCACATTCCTCTGTTCTACAGG gtgtttctgtgtgtcgGGGAAGGCTGCACAGACAATGACACCAACATCCTCCACTACTACCACATCGCCTTGGCTTTACTCACAGGCTTTCTGTTTGCAACACATTTACCTGAGCGCCTGGCACCTGGCAGCTTCGATTACATAG GTCACAGCCATCAACTCTTCCATGTGTGCGGCATCCTTGGCACCCACTTCCAGATGAAGGCCATTGAGCAGGACATGGTGACACGGCGGCCCTGGCTCCTTGAACACTCCATCCCCATCACCTTTTCTCACTCGTTAGGTGCAGCGCTGCTTTGTGTGGTGGTGAACCTGATCATCATCCTCCTGTACAGTCTGCCTTTGCGCTCTGCTCCAGCCTGCCAAGAGAAGAAACATGATAAACAGCCAAAGAAAACCTCAGCCAAGGTCCACCGCTGCTGCTAA
- the paqr5b gene encoding membrane progestin receptor gamma-B isoform X2 has product MLSLRLPRVFTINQVPKVFHEDSIISGYRHPRSSATDCILSLFQLTNETLNIWTHFLPTWYFLWKLVSVVLIQTAWQDSFTWPLLMFLLSCCIYPLASSCAHTFSSMSARARHICFFFDYGALSFYSLGSAISYSAYVFPDKWVNGVFHQCYVPIAVFNTVICTSIACYSRFPECQSPKFSKYLRVFAFAYPYLFDHIPLFYRVFLCVGEGCTDNDTNILHYYHIALALLTGFLFATHLPERLAPGSFDYIGHSHQLFHVCGILGTHFQMKAIEQDMVTRRPWLLEHSIPITFSHSLGAALLCVVVNLIIILLYSLPLRSAPACQEKKHDKQPKKTSAKVHRCC; this is encoded by the exons ATGCTCAGCCTCAGATTACCGCGAGTCTTCACCATCAATCAAGTGCCCAAA GTTTTCCATGAGGACAGCATCATCTCCGGCTACAGACACCCGCGCAGCTCGGCCACCGACTGCATCCTGAGCCTCTTCCAGCTGACCAATGAGACGCTCAACATCTGGACCCACTTTCTGCCCACCTG GTACTTCCTATGGAAACTAGTGTCGGTGGTCCTGATTCAGACAGCATGGCAGGACTCCTTCACCTGGCCTCTGCTCATGTTCCTGCTCTCCTGCTGCATTTATCCGCTGGCGTCCAGCTGCGCTCACACCTTCAGCAGCATGTCGGCGCGGGCACGCCACATCTGCTTCTTCTTCGACTACGGCGCCCTCAGTTTCTACAGCCTGG GTTCAGCCATCAGCTACTCAGCTTACGTTTTCCCGGATAAGTGGGTGAACGGCGTCTTCCATCAGTGCTACGTCCCCATCGCTGTGTTCAACACCGTCATCTGCACCAGCATCGCCTGTTATTCCAG attccCTGAGTGCCAGAGCCCAAAGTTCAGCAAATACCTGCGTGTTTTTGCCTTCGCTTACCCATACCTGTTCGACCACATTCCTCTGTTCTACAGG gtgtttctgtgtgtcgGGGAAGGCTGCACAGACAATGACACCAACATCCTCCACTACTACCACATCGCCTTGGCTTTACTCACAGGCTTTCTGTTTGCAACACATTTACCTGAGCGCCTGGCACCTGGCAGCTTCGATTACATAG GTCACAGCCATCAACTCTTCCATGTGTGCGGCATCCTTGGCACCCACTTCCAGATGAAGGCCATTGAGCAGGACATGGTGACACGGCGGCCCTGGCTCCTTGAACACTCCATCCCCATCACCTTTTCTCACTCGTTAGGTGCAGCGCTGCTTTGTGTGGTGGTGAACCTGATCATCATCCTCCTGTACAGTCTGCCTTTGCGCTCTGCTCCAGCCTGCCAAGAGAAGAAACATGATAAACAGCCAAAGAAAACCTCAGCCAAGGTCCACCGCTGCTGCTAA